Proteins from a genomic interval of Haemorhous mexicanus isolate bHaeMex1 chromosome Z, bHaeMex1.pri, whole genome shotgun sequence:
- the TUT7 gene encoding terminal uridylyltransferase 7, producing MGDAAKPCFAKQNKDQEVLHPEELKESSLQIDYQVMDEYGSGCSNKRDTSLQKKKGAPGHYGSSPRRGPRSVLSSPNSLKNTACSQGSKLNDIQRDQMKKWVSDDHHGISDTWREYRSAAWIPGHGRTRKDSFHELEGTGNRNVRRQLQEDLMSKDVPDMQKGSSEMKKLRKPKRLKRSRKDECDHDEVEGPVIDESVLSAKELLGLQQAEERLKRDYIYRLKKQPRNYPSAKYTCKLCDVLIESVAFAHKHIKEKRHKKSLKEKQEEQLLTALPPPTPSQIQAIGVAIENVVQEFGLNNEDLEERLNIKAMMENLLRQKLPECSLRLYGSSYSRFGFKTSDLNIDTQFPANMTQPDVLLLVQESLQNSESFTEVDADFHARVPVVVCREKQSGLICKVSAGNENACLTTNHLATLGKLEPTIVPLVIAFRYWAKLCCVDRPEEGGLSPYVFALMVVFFLQQRKEPFLPVYLGSWIGGFSLNKLTNFHLREVKNDAVVWEHNPTDDSDLPQETSPRRGKVPLVFGEGQQCSAPVGQLWLELLRFYALEFNMADLVISIRLKEPVSRELKDWPKKRIAVEDPYSIKRNVARTLNSQLVYVYVLHCLRATYKYFALPHKKNAKWSKIPSSNANEEKSQMLDDGRDGIKHEDSDLQNSDGRTNTAIVDDSITEDTCIAKEHKIVPSKLYDGSESFTEEELADDINHLGITHEDSDCIIEEVISGDNEDFKPSCEETESENEEEEEEEEEEHEQQQRQWDTILAAEQTIDEDSDSGELPVMVNEHEVETCRISDLEGFQHTALTESDEFGLECSGITDDKIDIDEYSSTEGTDELDESPQKFLCSAQTQISQMINSDDEEEEEEAPALLNQRECNATIRAGGELDNTCTGSGDDDTLSEEEDDFSIPSKYEKKQFKESVGGPLRNNLSQEYLTEKGSHSEETTAVEQCLESELLYEFSKQAFTKGKSPTVVCSLCKREGHLKNDCPEDFKKIELDPLPPLPPKFSVILDQVCVQCYHDFAPNIVEDHAREHIRQSLEIFIRQDFPGTKLDLFGSSKNGFGFKQSDLDICMTIDGLETAEGLDCIRIIEDLAKVLKKQSGLRNVLPITTAKVPIVKFFHVRSGLEVDISLYNTLALHNTRLLSSYAAIDPRVKYLCYTMKVFTKICDIGDASRGSLSSYAYTLMVLYFLQQRNPPVIPVLQEIYKEPKKPEILVDGWNVYFFDKLEELSAVWPDYGKNTESAGQLWLGLLRFYTEEFDFKEHVICIRRKNLLTTFKKQWTSKYIVIEDPFDLNHNLGAGLSRKMTNFIMKAFINGRRVFGTPIKIFPKEYPSKMEYFFDPEVLTEGELAPNDRCCRTCGKIGHFMKDCPMRRKLRRRHDYEGTQRYGEIKEKKSKEDKEMQNKPTEKENLIKEGKSHLCTPQKRKLARVIVETGREKPPRQLAEKWKRLEDRDVREKRCFICGREGHIKKECPQYKGVADGSKPEVLCGSPSLPTAVKHAGRLNQGVLMHEEKKKQKGKVFLSPQSGSLSNKYMTQGKASQKRTQQES from the exons ATGGGAGATGCTGCAAAACCTTGCTTTGCCAAACAAAATAAGGATCAGGAAGTTTTGCATccagaagaattaaaagaaagttCCTTGCAGATAGACTACCAAGTCATGGATGAATATGGAAGTGGCTGTAGCAATAAAAGAGATACCAGcctgcaaaagaaaaagggagcTCCAGGTCATTACGGAAGCAGTCCCAGGCGAGGGCCTCGAAGTGTTTTGAGTAGCCCAAATTCACTTAAAAACACAGCTTGCAGTCAAGGGTCAAAGTTAAATGATATTCAAAGAGACCAAATGAAGAAGTGGGTATCTGATGATCACCATGGTATTTCTGACACCTGGAGAGAGTACCGCTCTGCTGCCTGGATTCCTGGGCATGGCAGGACAAGAAAGGATTCTTTTCACGAGCTGGAGGGTACTGGAAACAGAAATGTAAGACGACAACTTCAGGAAGATTTAATGAGCAAAGATGTGCCAGACATGCAGAAAGGAAGTTCTG AAATGAAGAAGCTTAGAAAACCCAAAAGACTGAAAAGAAGTAGAAAAGATGAGTGTGATCATGATGAAGTGGAAGGTCCAGTCATAGATGAATCTGTGCTGTCAGCAAAAGAACTTCTGGGACTGCAGCAAGCTGAAGAACGATTGAAGCGAGACTACATTTATAGACTGAAGAAG CAACCTCGAAACTACCCATCAGCAAAATATACCTGCAAGTTGTGTGATGTTCTGATTGAGTCAGTGGCTTTTGCTCATAAgcatattaaagaaaaaagacacaAGAAAAGCTTAAAG gaaaagcaagaagagCAACTGCTgactgctcttcctcctccaacGCCTTCCCAGATACAAGCTATCGGTGTTGCTATTGAAAATGTTGTGCAGGAGTTTGGCTTAAATAATGAAGATCTAGAAGAAAGGCTTAACATTAAAGCAATGATGGAAAACTTGCTGCGTCAAAAATTGCCAG aGTGTTCATTAAGATTGTATGGCTCCTCCTATAGCAGATTTGGCTTCAAAACTTCAGACTTAAACATAGATACCCAGTTTCCTGCCAAT ATGACTCAACCAGATGTTCTATTACTTGTGCAAGAAAGTCTCCAGAACAGTG AATCTTTTACGGAAGTTGATGCAGATTTCCATGCTAGAGTACCAGTGGTGGtgtgcagagaaaagcaaag TGGCCTTATTTGTAAAGTGAGTGCAGGGAATGAGAATGCTTGTCTGACAACAAACCATTTGGCTACACTTGGAAAGCTGGAACCTACTATCGTACCTTTAGTGATTGCCTTCAGGTACTGGGCAAAG ttaTGCTGTGTTGATCGTCCTGAAGAGGGAGGCTTGTCACCTTATGTGTTCGCTTTAatggttgttttctttctacAACAGAGGAAAGAGCCCTTTCTGCCAGTCTATTTGGGATCATGG ATTGGAGGATTCTCATTAAACAAATTAACTAATTTTCATCTGAGAGAAGTCAAGAACGATGCTGTGGTTTGGGAACATAACCCCACTGATGATTCTGATTTGCCCCAAGAAACTTCCCCTAGAAGGGGCAAG GTTCCCTTAGTATTTGGTGAAGGTCAGCAGTGTTCAGCACCTGTTGGTCAGCTCTGGCTTGAACTGCTTCGTTTCTATGCTTTGGAGTTCAATATGGCTGATTTGGTTATTAGCATACGACTCAAGGAACCAGTGTCTCGTGAATTAAAGGACTGGCCTAAAAAGCGCATTGCTGTGGAAG ACCCATATTCAATCAAAAGGAATGTGGCAAGAACTCTGAACAGCCAGCTTGTGTATGTGTATGTTCTTCACTGTCTGAGAGCAACTTATAAGTATTTTGCCTTGCCTcacaaaaaaaatgcaaaatggaGCAAAATACCCTCTTCAAATGCAAATGAGGAGAAATCCCAAATGCTGGACGATGGAAGAGATGGTATAAAGCATGAAGATTCTGACTTGCAAAACTCGGATGGTAGAACAAACACAGCCATAGTAGATGATAGCATAACAGAGGATACATGTATTGCCAAGGAACATAAAATTGTTCCTTCAAAACTGTATGATGGCTCAGAAAGTTTCACAGAAGAAGAATTGGCTGATGATATAAATCATCTGGGAATTACCCATGAAGACTCAGACTGCATAATTGAGGAAGTTATTTCTGGAGATAATGAGGATTTTAAACCTAGTTGTGAAGAGACAGAGAGTgaaaatgaagaggaagaagaggaagaagaggaagaacatGAACAACAACAAAGACAATGGGATACTATTTTGGCTGCTGAGCAGACAATCGATGAAGACAGTGACAGTGGAGAACTCCCTGTTATGGTGAATGAGCATGAAGTAGAGACATGTAGGATTTCAGACTTAGAAGGTTTTCAACACACTGCACTTACAGAGAGTGATGAATTTGGCTTGGAGTGCAGTGGTATAACAGATGATAAGATCGACATTGATGAGTATAGTAGCACTGAAGGTACTGATGAATTGGATGAATCCCCACAAAAATTCCTATGTTCAGCACAGACTCAGATATCCCAAATGATTAACTCAgatgatgaagaggaagaagaggaagcaCCAGCTCTTCTAAATCAGAGAGAATGCAATGCAACCATCAGAGCTGGAGGTGAACTAGATAACACATGTACTGGATCTGGAGATGATGATACACTGTCAGAGGAAGAAGATGATTTTTCAATCCCcagtaaatatgaaaaaaaacaattcaaaGAAAGTGTAGGTGGACCTCTGAGGAACAATTTGAGTCAAGAATATCTTACTGAGAAGGGAAGCCATTCTGAAGAGACCACAGCAGTAGAACAATGCTTAGAATCTGAACTTCTTTATGAATTCAGTAAACAAGCATTTACAAAGGGCAAG TCTCCTACAGTAGTATGTAGCTTGTGCAAACGGGAAGGTCATTTAAAGAATGATTGTCCAGAAGACTTCAAGAAAATTGAGCTTGacccactgccaccactgccacccaAGTTTTCAGTTATTCTAGATCAAGTTTGTGTCCAGTGTTACC atgattTTGCTCCAAATATAGTAGAAGATCATGCTCGGGAACATATAAGACAAAGCTTGGAAATCTTCATTAGACAGGATTTCCCAG GAACGAAGCTGGATTTGTTTGGCTCCTCAAAAAATGGCTTTGGCTTCAAACAAAGTGATCTTGATATCTGTATGACAATAGATGGTCTGGAAACTGCTGAG GGACTTGATTGCATCAGAATCATTGAAGATTTAGCAAAAGTTCTCAAGAAACAGTCAG GTTTAAGAAATGTCTTGCCTATAACAACTGCTAAAGTCCCAATTGTCAAATTTTTCCATGTCAGAAGTGGTCTTGAAGTAGACATCAGTTTATATAATACTCTG GCCTTGCATAACACCAGACTTCTGTCATCATACGCAGCTATCGATCCTAGAGTAAAATATCTATGTTACACAATGAAAGTCTTTACAAAG aTATGTGACATTGGAGATGCGTCTCGAGGTAGCCTGTCATCTTATGCATATACTCTTATGGTGCTTTATTTCCTTCAACAGAGAAATCCACCAGTCATCCCTGTTCTTCAAGAG ATCTACAAAGAACCGAAAAAGCCTGAAATTTTGGTTGATGGCTGGAATGTATATTTCTTTGATAAGCTAGAGGAGTTG TCAGCTGTTTGGCCAGACTATGGGAAAAACACTGAatctgctgggcagctgtggctgggacTTCTCCGATTCTACACAGaagaatttgattttaaagAGCATGTCATCTgcatcaggagaaaaaatctgCTTACAACTTTCAAGAAGCAGTGGACTTCCAAATATATAGTAATTGAAG ATCCCTTTGATTTGAACCACAATCTTGGAGCTGGATTGTCAAGAAAGA tgACAAATTTTATAATGAAGGCTTTTATCAATGGCAGAAGGGTATTTGGTACccctataaaaatatttcctaaagaATACCCATCAAAAATG GAATACTTTTTTGATCCTGAGGTTCTAACAGAAGGAGAATTGGCACCAAATGACAGATGCTGCAGAACTTGTGGTAAAATTGGCCATTTCATGAAAGATTGTCCCATGAGACGAAA actAAGACGGCGTCATGATTATGAAGGTACACAAAGGTATGGAGaaatcaaggagaaaaaaagcaaagaggacaaagaaatgcagaataaacCAACAGAAAAGGAGAACTTAATCAAGGAGGGAAAGTCGCACCTGTGTACACCTCAGAAGAGGAAACTAGCAAGGGTAATAGTGGAAACTGGGAGAGAGAAACCTCCCAGGCAATTGGCAGAGAAATGGAAGCGCCTGGAAGACAGAGATGTAAGAGAAAAACGTTGTTTTATCTGTGGAAGAGAAGGTCATATTAAAAAGGAATGCCCACAATATAAAGGAGTTGCAG ATGGCTCAAAGCCAGAAGTGTTGTGTGGGTCCCCTTCTTTACCTACTGCTGTCAAACATGCTGGTAGATTAAATCAG GGAGTGCTTatgcatgaagaaaaaaagaaacaaaaaggaaaagtatttttgaGTCCCCAGTCAG GCAGCCTTTCCAATAAATACATGACTCAGGGAAAAGCCTCACAGAAGAGGACCCAGCAAGAATCATGA
- the ISCA1 gene encoding iron-sulfur cluster assembly 1 homolog, mitochondrial, producing the protein MASSVVRATVRAVSKRRIQATRAALTLTPSAVQKIKELLKDKPDHVGVKVGVRTRGCNGLSYTLEYTKSKGDSDEEVVQDGVRVFIEKKAQLTLLGTEMDYVEDKLSSEFVFNNPNIKGTCGCGESFNI; encoded by the exons ATGGCCTCGTCCGTGGTGCGCGCCACGGTGCGCGCCGTCAGCAAGCGCAGGATCCAGGCGACCCGCGCCGCCCTCACGCTG ACCCCTTCTGCTGTCCAGAAGATAAAAGAGCTTCTGAAAGATAAACCTGACCAT gtAGGTGTGAAAGTAGGTGTTCGTACAAGGGGATGCAATGGACTTTCTTACACATTAGAATACACAAAATCGAAAGGAGACTCTGATGAAGAAGTAGTTCAAGATG GGGTTAGAGTGTTTATTGAAAAGAAGGCACAGCTGACACTTCTAGGAACTGAAATGGACTATGTAGAAGACAAACTGTCCAGTGAATTTGTCTTCAATAATCCAAACATCAAAGGAACATGTGGCTGTGGAGAAAGCTTTAACATCTGA